CTTTCTACGATAAGAACTATAATAATAATTGAAGCATTAAAATACATTTCATTCCAATTAAAATATAGAGAAATGTAAGGGTAACAGACTATTAGCCTGTTACCCTTTTTTTATAAAGCGAATGAAAATGAAGCTCTTTAAAAGTTTGCATAATTAGACTTTTAAAGAGCTTTTGTTTAAAAAACCTTTAGATAACTATAAGTCTCTAATTTACGATGATAGGCAATACTAAGACAAAATTGTTTTTCTAAAAGTATAAGAATCTTAGTTTCTTAGTTATTTTACTGGAACACAAATTTCACAATAATCTTGTTCAACTAGTTCAATGCTATATCTTTCAAAAATGGACCTATCATCAATTTGATAGCCGCTGTTTAGCAATTCAGTAAAAATTTCATCCCATGCTTGTTGAATGTCTTCTGCTGTATGTTTCACTTTATAGATCGCATATTTCCCACCAGGTAGTTCACTTTTACTCACAGCCTCATCAATCTCGTAATTGTTTGAAATGACAAGACAAGCATCATAGCGACATTTTTCAGGAGGAGTTGTGTCGGGATGATCCTGCGCAATTCCAAGTATTATCGCCTTCTCATGAAGTAGATTATTGTCTTTAGCCCAGTTTTTTAATTTCCCCATTGTTTGAGCATTCTGAGGACCATATGGACCAACTTGTCTTACGTATGCAATGTGATAGTTTGGTAAATTTTCAATCTTAATCTTCATAAATCACTTCTCCTTTTATTGTTATTTCCTACATTGTAAAAATTATCATGTTATAAAAAAATAAACACTTAAATTTTTAAAATTTTTATTGTATAAAAAATCAAAGAACAGAAAAAGCTATCCACATTTATGGATAGCTTTTTTTCTATTCTTTGTTAGCTCTTCTGAAGTTGTTGATCTTTCCGCTTTAGCGTTAACGCCAATACGAAAGCGAGAGCTGCAAAACCTAAAGCTGTATAATAGACGATATGCACGCCTTCTGTCATCCCTTGTACTTCAAGAAGAGATTGGTCCCCTCCCTCTGCACCTTCTATAAATCTTTGTGACCCCATTGTCATAATACTTGTATAAAGAGCTGGACCAATTGCACCTGAAACTTGGTTAATTGTATTTGAAATCGCTGAACCATGCGCATGCAGTTCTTTTGGAACTTGATTGAGAGCGAGCGTCATGGCAGGTCCTACGCTTAGACCTACGCCAATCGTAAAGAAAGCATATAAAATCGTTGCTTCAGTGGTTGTTGTATCACTCGAAATTCTCGTAAATAAGCTTAGCATGATGATAAGAAGAATAAGACCTACAACAAGAAGAGGCTTGAAGCCTATTTTATCGAATAATCTTCCTCCAATCATGGCTGTAAAAGCAAGCGTAATTCCACCTGGCAGCATAAGAAAGCCTGTTTGGAGTGGAGACAATGATGCTGCTGTTTGAAAATAAAGAGGTAAAATAAGCATCATAGAAAACTGAATCATCATAACGAGAAACATTAAAAGAATGCCTCTTGAGAAAATAGATGATGTAAAGGGTGTCATGCTAATCATTGGTGAGGTCATTTTTGTTTGTTTTCTCACAAAGATAGCAAGAGCAATAATGCCAATTGCAAGTGTAATCCATACTGATGGATTCCCCCACCCAGAACCTTCACCAGCTACACTAAAGCCATAAACAACTCCGCCAAAACCTAGCGTTGAAAGCACCACAGATGGAATATGAATCTTTGGTCTTGAGGTTTCTAATACGTTTTTTAATTTAAAAGCGGCAAATAATAAAATAAGAACTGCTGCAATCAAAAGACCTAAAAAGATAATTCGCCATGAATAGTATTGAATGGCTATCCCTGAAAGGACAGGTCCAATAGCAGGAGCAAATAAGATAGCAACTTGGAAAACACCCATTACTGTCCCTCGTTTATGTACAGGCACAAGCGTTAACATCGTACTCATCACTAAAGGTAAAACAAGACCTGTGCCCAAGGCTTGAATCATTCTTCCTATTAACAATATAGAAAAAAGCGGTGTCATAAAGGCCATCAAGGACCCTACTACATATAAGCTCATCGCTGTCATAAATAACTGTCTAAGTGTAAATCGTTGAATTAAAAAGGCAGATACAGGGACAGATATGCCAATAATGAGCATATATCCAGTTGTGAGCCACTGAGCAGAACTTGTAGGAACGTGAAACTCTGAAATAATTTTTGGTAAAGCCACATTCATGACCGTTTCGCTAATTAAACATAAAAAGTTTCCTAGAATTAAGATGAAGAGAATAAGCTTACTTTGTCCGCTCATTTTTTCGCTGTTTGTCATTTCATTTTTCCCCCTTTAGTATTCTATTTGCTAGTTGTAAGGATATCATAATAAAATATGTATCTCTAGACATATGAATATTAAAAGAATGGGATGTTTTTACGTTTACGAACCAAAACCTGATCTCTCTCTACACCACTTGAAGGGAAAACAGAAGCAGGAAAAGCTGCAAGAAATATGGGGAGGATTGAGGAGAAACGCTTAAAAGGAGAAAAGTTTGATCTACTATTCTTAACAATGCTCTCCTCTTAGAAATGGGAACAGAAAGAATACAAAAGAGCCTTTATTAACAAAGGTTCTTTTGTATTCCCCCCTCCTAAAACTCAGGGTGCTCTCTACAAAAAATGATAGGAAATACTTCATATCTCCTACACTTTCTTTTCCTCTTTTCATATATTAATTATTATAATATATAGGGAGGATCCTTATGAGCGAATTTGAGCAGTTTCAATTGTTTCTCAACCAAACTAGGAAGCGATATAAATACTGTCTAAGGCGCTTTGGCTATTCTTCTTCTATTACTGAAAAAGCAGCTCAGCGGCTCGTTATCCTACTACGAGTTGAAGAGGCTTATCTTAACAGATAAGCGCTTTTTAAATGAAATGTACGGAAGTTTTTTTCACTTTTATTTGTCAGACAACCTTTATTCCACTACTTCCTCTATAGAGTTTAACATTCTGAAATAGATGAACAAGAAAACCACCTTTTGAAGGAGATCTCTCAAAAGGTGGTTTTTATTATCTTTACTTTCCTGTATTTAATACTGTTTCTTTAAAACTTTCATAAACATATGACCATAAAACAGACTCGTTCATATAGCGTTTTTGTAAAGATTTTATCACTTCTTTTTGCTTTTCTGGGAAAGAAGGATCTTCTTTTGGTGGAAGAGCTGAGCGCACTTCGTTGACTATTTCTTGCACTTTTGGCGCGCGTGGTCCCCATTTTCCAATTAGCTCCCCTTCGTTGTTAAGAATGAGCACCATCGGAATGGCACGTCCTCCATTTGTGAGATGGCGGTCAATCAAATTCGTATCTTGATCACGTAAAGCAACGCGCACTTCTACATCTGCCGCTTCCGCTATTTTTCGAATCACGGGATTAATCATCATTGCGTCTCCACACCAATCTTCTGTAATAATTAAGAAATGAAGATTTTGTGTTTTTAGCTGCTCTGCAAACTCATCTTGAGGAAGCTGAAACGCATTATATACAGAAAAGCTTTCTTCTTTTAATGTACTCATTTCCTCCATATATGTTTGAAGTGTTTTTCCTTCTTCAAAATACTGTTGTTCTGTTTTCATACTACTACCTCTTTTACTTTAATATTGATAACTATACCATACTAAATTTTTAACTTTTTCTCGACTATTATGCCCTATTTATCTCATTTCACAGATAAAAACGTCCTCTAAATTACTTTGTTCTTATGAACTTGTTGCCTTAAAGTTCACTTTAAGGTCTATAATGAAAAAGAAAAAAGGAAATCATGGAGGATACAATGGGACTTTATATAAAAGAAGCAGCCAAAAAAGTCGGATTGCCAACACATACACTACGCTATTACGAACAAGAAGGACTTCTTCCTTTTTTAAAACGAGATGAAAATGGAAATCGCGTTTTTGAGGAAAGCGACTTGTCTTGGTTAGAACTGATTATCTGTTTACGAAAAACAGATATTGTTCTTTCTAAGCTGCGTGAGATTGTGGAACTAACAACAGAAGGCGATTGGACGATTCCACAGCGAAAGAAAATTCTCGAAGAGCACAAAGAGAAAATGTTTGAAAAACAAAGGCAGTTAGATCAGGCTTTTGCTAAAATTGATCATAAGCTCCACTACTATGATGAGTTAGAAGAAAACGCTAAAAATAAATTGTAAAAAACGCCGTAGGCATCTAGTCTACGGCGTTTTTATGATTATATTTTGAGATTATAATGTTGCCACATCAATGACAAAGCGGTAGCGGACATCACTTTTTAAAACGCGCTCATATGCTTCATCCACTTGACTTGCATTGATGACTTCAATTTGAGGAGCAATCTTATGCTCTGCTGCAAAATTAAGCATCTCTTGTGTTTCCTTAATGCCACCAACAAGAGAACCTGCAATACTGCGACGTCCCATAATTAAAGAGAACACGCTATATTGATCAGGTTCAGCTGGAGCCCCTACATTCACAAGCGTACCATCAATCCGAAGAAGAGATAAATAAGCATCAACCTCAAGGTTTGCTGATACAGTATTTAAAATTACGTCAAAGCGTCCTGCTAATTCTTTAAACGTCTCTTCATTGCTTGTTGCGAAATAGTGGTCGGCTCCAAAACTTAACGCTTCACTTTCTTTGTTCATAGAGCGGCTTAATACCGTTACTTCTGCTCCCATTGCATGAGCAAATTGAATGGCTACGTGACCAAGACCACCCATACCAACGATTGCTACTTTCTTACCAGGTCCTACATTCCAATGCTTTAGAGGAGAGTATGTTGTAATACCTGCACATAGTAGGGGGCTTGCTACGTCCATTTCTAAAGCGTCCGGAATACGAACAACGAATCCTTCTTTTACAACGATTTTTTGGCTGTAACCGCCGTATGTTTGTTCCCCATCATAGTCTAATGAATTGTACGTTTGCACAACACCTTTTGTACAATATTGCTCATCCCCAGCCAAGCAGTATTCACACTCTCCGCATGAGTCTACGAAACAACCAACTCCAACGCGGTCTCCTA
This sequence is a window from Priestia filamentosa. Protein-coding genes within it:
- a CDS encoding AraC family transcriptional regulator, with protein sequence MKIKIENLPNYHIAYVRQVGPYGPQNAQTMGKLKNWAKDNNLLHEKAIILGIAQDHPDTTPPEKCRYDACLVISNNYEIDEAVSKSELPGGKYAIYKVKHTAEDIQQAWDEIFTELLNSGYQIDDRSIFERYSIELVEQDYCEICVPVK
- a CDS encoding MerR family transcriptional regulator; the protein is MGLYIKEAAKKVGLPTHTLRYYEQEGLLPFLKRDENGNRVFEESDLSWLELIICLRKTDIVLSKLREIVELTTEGDWTIPQRKKILEEHKEKMFEKQRQLDQAFAKIDHKLHYYDELEENAKNKL
- a CDS encoding DHA2 family efflux MFS transporter permease subunit, which produces MTNSEKMSGQSKLILFILILGNFLCLISETVMNVALPKIISEFHVPTSSAQWLTTGYMLIIGISVPVSAFLIQRFTLRQLFMTAMSLYVVGSLMAFMTPLFSILLIGRMIQALGTGLVLPLVMSTMLTLVPVHKRGTVMGVFQVAILFAPAIGPVLSGIAIQYYSWRIIFLGLLIAAVLILLFAAFKLKNVLETSRPKIHIPSVVLSTLGFGGVVYGFSVAGEGSGWGNPSVWITLAIGIIALAIFVRKQTKMTSPMISMTPFTSSIFSRGILLMFLVMMIQFSMMLILPLYFQTAASLSPLQTGFLMLPGGITLAFTAMIGGRLFDKIGFKPLLVVGLILLIIMLSLFTRISSDTTTTEATILYAFFTIGVGLSVGPAMTLALNQVPKELHAHGSAISNTINQVSGAIGPALYTSIMTMGSQRFIEGAEGGDQSLLEVQGMTEGVHIVYYTALGFAALAFVLALTLKRKDQQLQKS
- a CDS encoding thioredoxin family protein, whose amino-acid sequence is MKTEQQYFEEGKTLQTYMEEMSTLKEESFSVYNAFQLPQDEFAEQLKTQNLHFLIITEDWCGDAMMINPVIRKIAEAADVEVRVALRDQDTNLIDRHLTNGGRAIPMVLILNNEGELIGKWGPRAPKVQEIVNEVRSALPPKEDPSFPEKQKEVIKSLQKRYMNESVLWSYVYESFKETVLNTGK